One window of the Acaryochloris sp. CCMEE 5410 genome contains the following:
- the rpaB gene encoding response regulator transcription factor RpaB: MKDQQQKILVADDEASIRRILETRLSMMGFVVITAADGEEALQVFQHQEPDLIILDVMMPKLNGYQVCQSLRQESDVPIIMLTALSDVADRITGLEMGADDYMVKPFSPKELESRIRCILRRITKSHSAHHKSAGVIQVGHLEIDTNKRQVYKDKERIQLTHLEFNLLELLVSRPGEPISRVEFLQKVWGYSPDGKIDTRVVDVHMSRLRNKLKEDTEEPDLILSVRGVGYAIQRGD, translated from the coding sequence TTGAAAGATCAGCAGCAAAAAATTCTAGTCGCTGATGATGAAGCTAGCATTCGTCGGATCCTAGAAACTCGTCTCTCCATGATGGGATTTGTTGTCATCACTGCCGCTGATGGCGAGGAAGCCCTGCAAGTGTTTCAGCATCAAGAACCAGATTTGATTATTTTGGATGTCATGATGCCCAAGCTGAACGGGTATCAGGTCTGCCAATCCCTACGACAAGAGTCCGATGTCCCCATCATTATGTTGACGGCTCTTTCAGACGTCGCCGATCGGATTACAGGTCTGGAAATGGGCGCAGACGACTATATGGTCAAGCCATTTTCTCCCAAAGAGCTAGAGTCACGCATTCGCTGCATTCTTCGACGGATCACAAAATCCCACTCTGCTCACCACAAATCAGCCGGTGTGATTCAGGTCGGCCATCTAGAAATTGATACCAATAAACGGCAAGTCTATAAAGATAAAGAACGCATTCAGCTCACTCATCTCGAATTTAATCTGCTAGAGCTGTTGGTCAGCCGCCCCGGAGAACCCATCTCTAGAGTTGAATTTTTACAAAAGGTGTGGGGCTATAGCCCTGACGGCAAGATTGATACCCGTGTTGTCGATGTTCATATGTCGCGTCTTCGGAACAAGCTGAAAGAAGATACGGAAGAACCCGACTTGATTCTGTCAGTGCGGGGCGTAGGCTATGCCATCCAACGGGGTGACTAA
- a CDS encoding serine protease, with the protein MNIPQKFSTLLLGTVAAIVLAPQVALALSPAEINKVAKQITVRVDSQAPGSGVIIKRNGNRYTVLTAAHVVATVDEYVVITNDGQEYPVNVQTITKFPGVDLALLEFTSDRSYTVVKIGDSQQLSEGSESYVAGFPSRTQALTDIIYNFTTGTITANATRPLSDGYALVYTNNTLPGMSGGPVLDKDGKLLGIHGRADTTTTVQNQNINPDIFIKTGFNLGIPIHTFLKMAPANTVTTPIKPIASVPSAPSSASDFYLQALDQYRLGNMAGALRNTTQAIRQNPQFAPAYALRGSIRLVKQDQTGALQDFNQAIQLDKNLLQAYIGRALVQSSLGDTGGAIADYSQAIQLQGDHAILYYNRGIVYLNQGQQGAALTDLRTAADLALKDNNQADYQRALEAINIASKNCRQSIRTICDR; encoded by the coding sequence ATGAACATTCCCCAAAAATTTTCCACCCTGCTCCTAGGAACAGTTGCCGCCATTGTCTTGGCACCGCAAGTTGCCCTAGCCCTGAGTCCCGCTGAAATTAATAAAGTCGCCAAACAAATCACTGTGCGGGTCGATAGCCAAGCCCCTGGCTCTGGCGTAATTATCAAACGCAATGGTAATCGCTATACAGTGTTGACTGCTGCTCACGTGGTGGCCACCGTCGATGAATACGTCGTTATTACGAATGATGGTCAGGAATATCCCGTCAATGTGCAGACGATTACTAAATTTCCTGGCGTCGACTTAGCCCTGCTGGAGTTTACCAGTGACCGCTCTTATACTGTGGTCAAAATTGGCGACTCTCAACAGCTCTCAGAAGGCAGCGAGAGCTACGTCGCCGGTTTTCCCAGCCGAACTCAGGCGTTGACAGATATTATCTACAACTTCACCACAGGAACGATCACGGCCAATGCCACCCGTCCCTTAAGTGATGGCTATGCCCTGGTGTATACCAACAACACCCTCCCCGGCATGAGTGGTGGACCCGTTCTGGACAAGGATGGCAAACTACTGGGCATTCATGGCCGCGCGGACACCACTACTACGGTTCAAAATCAAAATATCAACCCCGATATCTTTATCAAAACGGGGTTTAATCTCGGGATTCCGATTCATACTTTCTTGAAGATGGCCCCGGCCAATACCGTCACTACCCCGATTAAACCCATCGCCTCTGTCCCTTCCGCCCCTTCAAGTGCTTCTGACTTCTACCTGCAAGCTTTAGATCAATACCGCCTGGGGAATATGGCCGGGGCATTACGCAATACCACCCAGGCTATTCGCCAAAATCCTCAATTTGCCCCAGCCTATGCCCTGCGCGGCAGCATTCGCCTCGTCAAGCAGGATCAAACGGGAGCCTTACAGGATTTTAATCAGGCGATTCAGTTGGACAAAAATCTGCTGCAAGCCTATATTGGCCGAGCTTTGGTGCAATCGTCTTTGGGGGATACTGGGGGTGCGATCGCAGATTACTCCCAGGCCATTCAGCTCCAGGGAGACCACGCCATTCTCTACTACAACCGGGGGATTGTTTACCTCAACCAAGGTCAACAAGGAGCAGCCCTCACGGATTTACGGACCGCCGCCGATCTAGCGCTTAAAGATAACAACCAAGCCGATTACCAGCGAGCTTTAGAAGCGATCAATATTGCCTCCAAAAATTGCCGACAGTCGATTCGAACCATTTGTGATCGTTAA
- a CDS encoding NAD(P)/FAD-dependent oxidoreductase, translating to MQTTSEKYLIIGAGYAGLGMAQALKEAGIPYDQVDASDDIGGNWYHGVYETAHIISSRNITQFTNFPMPDTYPDFPSAQNMRDYINAFTDHFGLRDTIELNREITFVRPVEDNLWEVSFANGEQRLYQGVVLCNGHHWCKRLPKFEGHFNGEIIHSKDYKRPQQLIGKRVLVIGAGNSACDLAAEAARVGTKCVLSMRDVPWFIPKTFAGVPVADLSKNSTSPSPLWYQRLMVYLLIRLTFGKHESYGLPAPKHRIFEKHPTINSEVPYYIKHGRITPKPGVRKLDEDSVEFEDGSREDFDLIVCATGYYVAYPFLAPELQRVQGSVVKCYDGAFLDDYKGLYFVGWYQPRGGIGSIISAFAPVLARYLKLQETINVPIGLVLKTLGKTLPTTHLFDPQQIFSDLEQTDRQFSSITQKAHQIDAQHPNFRNQPLPAQIHDMLRTTLST from the coding sequence GTGCAAACAACCTCCGAAAAATATCTAATTATTGGTGCTGGCTACGCAGGCTTGGGAATGGCTCAGGCTCTAAAAGAAGCAGGAATTCCCTATGACCAGGTGGATGCCAGCGATGATATCGGCGGGAATTGGTACCATGGCGTTTACGAAACGGCGCATATCATCTCTTCTCGTAACATCACTCAGTTTACGAACTTCCCCATGCCGGACACGTATCCTGACTTTCCCAGCGCTCAAAATATGCGGGATTATATTAACGCTTTTACCGATCATTTTGGATTACGAGACACCATTGAACTCAACCGCGAAATCACCTTTGTTCGCCCCGTCGAAGATAATCTTTGGGAAGTCAGCTTTGCCAATGGTGAACAGCGACTGTATCAAGGGGTTGTGCTCTGTAATGGCCATCACTGGTGCAAGCGACTGCCGAAATTTGAAGGGCACTTTAACGGAGAAATCATTCACTCCAAGGACTACAAACGCCCTCAACAGCTCATCGGCAAGCGCGTTTTAGTGATCGGCGCGGGTAATTCAGCCTGTGACTTGGCCGCCGAAGCCGCCCGGGTGGGGACTAAATGTGTTTTGAGTATGCGGGATGTACCTTGGTTTATTCCCAAAACCTTTGCCGGTGTTCCCGTGGCTGACCTCAGCAAGAACAGTACAAGCCCTAGTCCCCTCTGGTATCAGCGGCTGATGGTGTACCTGCTGATCCGTCTGACCTTTGGCAAACATGAGAGCTATGGCCTGCCGGCCCCCAAACATCGCATCTTTGAGAAACACCCCACCATCAATAGTGAAGTTCCCTACTACATCAAGCATGGTCGCATTACTCCTAAACCGGGCGTCCGCAAGCTAGATGAAGACTCAGTGGAATTTGAAGATGGCAGCCGCGAAGACTTCGACCTGATCGTTTGCGCCACGGGCTACTATGTTGCTTACCCGTTTTTAGCACCAGAGCTGCAGCGCGTCCAAGGCTCAGTGGTCAAATGCTATGATGGTGCATTTCTGGATGATTACAAGGGTCTCTATTTTGTAGGGTGGTATCAACCTAGGGGCGGCATTGGTTCGATTATTAGTGCATTTGCTCCTGTTTTGGCACGCTATCTCAAGCTGCAGGAAACGATTAATGTACCCATCGGGTTAGTGCTCAAAACCCTCGGTAAAACACTACCAACGACCCATCTGTTCGATCCACAGCAAATTTTCAGCGATTTAGAACAAACCGACCGTCAATTTAGCTCCATTACTCAAAAAGCCCATCAAATTGACGCCCAGCATCCTAACTTTAGGAACCAACCGCTTCCTGCTCAGATCCATGACATGCTGAGAACAACCCTATCAACTTAG
- a CDS encoding DNA repair exonuclease, with product MPRFLHVADVHLGYTKYESPERTKDFFLAFSDALERYAIEPQVDFVLIVGDLFEHRQVLPAVLNQAQLCLDRLQEAGIPVLAIEGNHDYRLYGTSTSWLRYLADWGRLMLLEPNAEEELEPWDPEARRGGYIDLDCGVRVIGSRWYGAAAPQAIQSLAPLIEKLPSGPDHTVMMFHHGLEGHVSRYSGALRYQDFAPLLTAGVDYLALGHIHRSYSAESWIFNPGSIEANSVIENQDQNPRGVFLVNLTKKGIKADLKSDYYQRHIERLNLKADPKQTAAELEAAAITTIETAYKKGKTEDAIVELKIQGTIGFERSDLNVKELRTQLHTLSKALIMLIKYEVTGVEYHSYISDQEELPSRNDIERLVFTDLLAANAHYRDQAESLSSGLMDLKDRLLKQQTEPELYQYAQELLSAKPSEVDEPVQD from the coding sequence ATGCCTCGTTTCCTCCATGTTGCTGATGTGCATTTGGGCTACACCAAATACGAATCACCAGAGCGTACCAAAGATTTTTTCCTCGCTTTCAGTGATGCGCTTGAACGCTATGCCATCGAACCCCAAGTCGATTTCGTCCTCATTGTCGGGGACTTATTTGAGCATCGTCAGGTCCTTCCTGCAGTCCTGAATCAAGCCCAACTCTGTCTGGATCGGCTACAAGAAGCAGGCATTCCTGTCTTAGCCATCGAAGGGAATCACGACTATCGACTCTATGGCACCAGTACCAGCTGGTTGCGATATCTGGCCGATTGGGGACGTCTGATGCTGTTGGAACCCAATGCTGAAGAAGAATTAGAACCATGGGATCCTGAAGCGAGGCGCGGTGGGTATATCGACCTGGACTGTGGTGTGCGAGTGATTGGATCTCGGTGGTATGGAGCAGCTGCGCCTCAAGCCATTCAATCCCTAGCTCCTCTGATAGAAAAACTCCCCTCTGGACCGGACCATACGGTCATGATGTTTCATCATGGTTTAGAAGGACATGTCTCCCGCTACAGTGGGGCATTGCGCTATCAAGACTTTGCTCCCTTGCTAACCGCAGGTGTAGATTATTTAGCCCTTGGCCATATCCACCGCAGCTACTCTGCTGAAAGCTGGATCTTCAACCCCGGCTCTATCGAAGCGAATAGCGTAATTGAAAACCAAGACCAGAATCCTCGGGGAGTGTTCTTGGTCAACCTAACCAAAAAAGGAATCAAAGCTGATCTCAAATCCGATTATTATCAACGCCATATTGAGCGCTTAAACCTAAAAGCGGATCCGAAGCAAACGGCTGCAGAATTGGAAGCAGCGGCAATTACTACGATTGAAACGGCCTATAAAAAAGGTAAAACAGAGGATGCCATCGTAGAACTAAAAATTCAGGGCACGATTGGATTTGAGCGTTCGGATCTGAATGTGAAAGAGCTGAGAACTCAACTCCATACCCTCAGTAAGGCTTTAATTATGCTGATTAAATATGAAGTCACTGGGGTTGAATATCACAGCTATATCAGCGATCAAGAAGAACTCCCCTCTCGCAACGATATTGAGCGATTGGTTTTTACCGATCTTTTAGCTGCGAATGCTCATTACCGAGACCAGGCAGAATCCCTTTCTTCGGGCCTTATGGATCTAAAAGATCGTCTGCTTAAACAGCAGACTGAACCCGAACTTTATCAATATGCTCAGGAACTGCTGTCTGCGAAGCCTTCTGAAGTGGATGAGCCAGTGCAAGATTAA
- a CDS encoding GNAT family N-acetyltransferase, whose product MDFQIRPAQQTDLPRIRAWAVQESWNPGRYDLEVYWRQNSLLVGWLGDQPVGCISAAAYDADFGFLGCYLVDHRHRGHGYGRFLWEKAISSLPARCIGLEGAVALQDTYLRHGFVKSCLHVRHQLKSGNGNPVASSLQAIHSIPFEQVLDYDTRHFVGMRSQFLQHWLGSPEMQGWGVVQADHLLGYGLIRPADMGYRIGPLFADRADVAQQLLAALLQIPPSDQPVYMDVPKSNEQANQLMKNVQAIPLFSNCRMYKGEFPELPLDEIYGVTTLEMG is encoded by the coding sequence ATGGACTTCCAAATCCGACCGGCTCAACAAACAGATCTCCCTAGGATTCGGGCTTGGGCTGTACAAGAATCTTGGAATCCGGGCCGGTATGACTTGGAGGTGTATTGGCGACAAAATAGTTTGCTGGTGGGGTGGTTAGGAGATCAGCCTGTGGGCTGTATTTCTGCAGCGGCATATGATGCAGACTTTGGTTTTTTAGGCTGTTATTTGGTGGATCACCGCCATCGAGGCCATGGCTATGGCCGATTCCTGTGGGAAAAGGCAATTTCGTCGCTACCAGCTCGCTGTATTGGCTTAGAAGGAGCGGTGGCTCTGCAGGATACCTATCTCCGTCATGGGTTTGTCAAATCTTGCCTGCATGTTCGCCATCAATTGAAGTCTGGTAATGGCAATCCAGTTGCGTCGTCGTTGCAGGCTATTCACTCCATACCGTTTGAGCAAGTGCTGGATTACGATACGCGTCATTTTGTGGGGATGCGATCGCAATTCTTGCAGCATTGGCTAGGAAGTCCGGAAATGCAGGGCTGGGGAGTTGTCCAGGCGGATCATCTGCTCGGATATGGGCTGATTCGTCCGGCGGATATGGGGTATCGGATTGGACCGCTATTTGCCGATAGGGCTGATGTGGCCCAGCAGCTGTTGGCTGCTCTATTGCAGATACCGCCCTCCGATCAGCCCGTTTATATGGATGTGCCGAAAAGTAATGAACAGGCGAATCAGTTGATGAAAAACGTGCAGGCTATTCCTTTGTTTAGTAATTGTCGGATGTATAAGGGAGAGTTTCCGGAGTTGCCCTTGGATGAAATTTATGGAGTGACCACTCTAGAAATGGGCTAG
- a CDS encoding thiol-disulfide oxidoreductase DCC family protein, with protein MTTETTSSPSTTAAAVSDLNPSWQIKLLYDSACPLCLREVNFLQNRDAGQGLVAFVDIADLNYAPEENGNIDFETAMGTIHALLPDGTVMVGVPVFRKVYEVLGMGWVYAITKLPIIGPIADFIYGIWANWRLKLTGRADLATILAERQQQIDCSTDRCKIPVE; from the coding sequence ATGACTACTGAAACCACCTCATCTCCCAGTACGACTGCAGCCGCTGTATCTGATTTAAACCCCTCTTGGCAAATTAAGCTGCTTTACGATAGCGCTTGCCCTCTCTGTTTGAGAGAAGTCAACTTTTTACAGAACCGGGATGCAGGCCAAGGGTTGGTAGCCTTTGTCGATATTGCAGACTTGAATTATGCCCCAGAAGAGAATGGCAACATTGACTTTGAAACGGCAATGGGAACGATTCATGCCTTATTGCCTGATGGCACGGTAATGGTGGGCGTCCCCGTTTTTCGCAAAGTCTATGAAGTCTTGGGGATGGGTTGGGTCTATGCCATCACTAAGCTCCCCATCATTGGCCCCATCGCAGACTTTATCTATGGCATCTGGGCAAACTGGCGGTTGAAATTGACGGGCAGAGCAGATTTAGCAACCATCTTAGCTGAACGACAACAGCAAATTGATTGCTCTACAGATCGGTGCAAAATTCCTGTGGAATAG
- a CDS encoding chlorophyll a/b-binding protein codes for MTSSGYTSDDRGRVNRFAVEPKTAAKAEPVFGFNKDAERYSGRLAMIGFFGILLIELATNLTFVQIVTGA; via the coding sequence ATGACATCTAGCGGATATACCTCTGACGATCGCGGTCGCGTTAATCGATTTGCAGTAGAGCCTAAGACTGCTGCTAAAGCCGAGCCTGTATTTGGTTTTAATAAGGATGCTGAAAGATATAGTGGCCGTCTAGCTATGATCGGCTTCTTCGGAATTTTATTAATTGAACTGGCCACCAATCTCACCTTTGTCCAGATTGTGACTGGCGCATAG
- a CDS encoding NACHT domain-containing NTPase, producing MSTIATSSKANPSDAIEVASSWQNILNTLGTSSIITALAKITENAPTVIEGIQKTTNNLFPRQAKIKDQEILFTRQTLLKKVWKEVILKLKDSRYESKFRIGLKHKTALLTVIPPNENFSDKKTPPILNYADHPTTVSFLEHDYIKGRCLMLGEHGSGKTDELLETAKQLLLEEIVFLQKHKTLSDNPIPIPLDLSQYSYEEQEFEKWLFTQIKNKYGVPKSETKILIDQNHIFLFLDGLDDLREIDELDSIKSSYTKSQRLCIQSINGFLEQNPLTKCLICCRSEGNENPESNTQIFKYLNGVINLKKPDTLQIQSYFHNLGKGSLKSVLRKNFTHKEEDITYLPFFLSMLVAAYQDEDIGSLTMPLCRDEIIDKYIHHQLSKDGQNSIHRSKKLPTSDKILDYLGWLAKNLSKSKDTHKTPTCFWIEGLQPSWLKPDQKRFFRQVTILIFSLTGGLVGGFIGRLLDSLIGGPIFKLNRGLIGGLIIGLSCGLKRGHEKWNTDIKVTGKTKFSWTNFRQKLMFWLIGGLFGGLFGGLIFRQTFGQTEGHIGGLIFGLVVGLIEGLSAGIVKESKRTHHPSPNQGIKESIATSISLGLIGGVIGGVIGGLVIVVLFNSTSWLIGGCICGLTIGLIVMLTSGLEEVIKHICLRFVLFQSGVAPWNFAKFLQQAENYRFILCVAGHYQFVHYYVQEHFKEQYCRQDPDNIAIPSQEQTKEVTQASVR from the coding sequence GTGTCTACCATTGCAACCAGTAGCAAAGCCAACCCATCTGATGCCATTGAAGTGGCTAGCAGTTGGCAAAACATCCTAAATACATTAGGTACGTCTTCAATAATTACAGCACTAGCAAAGATTACTGAGAACGCTCCTACAGTTATTGAAGGCATACAAAAAACCACTAATAATTTATTCCCTAGACAAGCAAAAATCAAAGATCAAGAAATCTTATTTACTCGTCAAACCTTACTCAAAAAAGTTTGGAAAGAAGTCATTTTAAAACTTAAAGACTCAAGATATGAATCCAAATTTCGTATTGGTCTTAAGCATAAGACAGCTCTTCTCACAGTCATACCACCTAATGAAAATTTTTCAGACAAGAAAACACCACCAATCCTAAATTATGCAGATCACCCAACAACAGTTTCTTTTTTAGAGCATGACTATATAAAAGGTAGATGCCTCATGCTTGGAGAACATGGGTCAGGAAAAACTGATGAGTTGTTAGAAACAGCTAAACAACTTCTTTTAGAAGAGATAGTTTTTCTACAAAAGCATAAAACACTATCTGACAATCCTATCCCAATACCTTTAGACCTATCTCAATATTCTTATGAAGAACAAGAGTTTGAGAAATGGCTATTTACTCAGATTAAAAACAAATATGGCGTTCCAAAATCAGAAACCAAAATATTAATTGATCAAAATCATATTTTTCTATTTCTAGATGGATTAGATGATCTAAGAGAAATAGATGAGTTAGATAGCATCAAATCTTCATACACAAAAAGTCAGAGGCTATGTATTCAATCTATAAATGGCTTCTTAGAACAGAATCCATTAACTAAATGTCTAATTTGCTGTAGAAGTGAAGGGAATGAAAATCCAGAAAGCAACACTCAAATATTTAAATATTTGAACGGAGTCATTAACTTAAAGAAACCTGATACACTCCAAATTCAAAGTTATTTTCATAACTTAGGTAAGGGATCACTCAAAAGTGTATTACGCAAGAATTTTACTCATAAAGAGGAAGACATAACTTATTTACCTTTTTTCCTCTCTATGTTGGTAGCTGCTTATCAAGATGAGGATATTGGTTCACTTACCATGCCACTCTGTCGTGATGAGATTATCGATAAATATATACATCATCAACTTAGTAAAGATGGTCAAAATAGCATTCATAGATCAAAAAAATTGCCAACATCAGATAAGATTTTAGATTACCTAGGTTGGCTAGCCAAGAACCTTAGCAAAAGCAAAGATACCCATAAAACACCAACCTGTTTTTGGATTGAGGGTTTACAGCCATCTTGGTTAAAACCAGACCAAAAAAGATTTTTTAGACAGGTAACTATACTAATTTTTTCACTAACCGGAGGATTAGTTGGAGGCTTCATTGGAAGGCTTTTAGATAGCCTAATTGGAGGACCAATATTCAAGTTAAACAGAGGGCTAATTGGAGGTCTAATAATTGGTCTAAGCTGTGGATTAAAACGAGGACATGAAAAATGGAACACTGACATTAAAGTAACAGGGAAAACTAAGTTCTCTTGGACTAATTTCAGACAAAAGCTGATGTTCTGGTTAATAGGAGGACTATTTGGAGGACTATTTGGAGGACTAATTTTTAGGCAAACTTTTGGACAGACTGAAGGGCATATTGGAGGGCTTATTTTTGGACTAGTTGTAGGGCTAATTGAAGGATTAAGCGCTGGTATAGTTAAAGAATCAAAGAGAACTCACCATCCAAGTCCCAATCAAGGAATCAAAGAATCAATCGCAACTTCCATAAGTCTCGGACTAATTGGAGGGGTAATTGGAGGGGTAATTGGAGGGCTAGTGATTGTAGTACTTTTCAATTCAACAAGCTGGCTGATTGGAGGATGTATCTGCGGATTAACTATCGGACTTATCGTTATGCTAACTAGCGGACTTGAAGAAGTAATTAAACACATCTGTTTACGCTTTGTTCTTTTTCAGTCCGGTGTTGCCCCTTGGAACTTCGCAAAATTCTTGCAACAAGCTGAAAATTATCGCTTCATTCTGTGTGTTGCGGGGCATTATCAATTTGTTCATTACTACGTTCAGGAACACTTTAAAGAGCAATACTGCAGGCAAGATCCTGACAATATAGCAATACCAAGTCAAGAACAGACCAAGGAAGTGACTCAAGCCAGTGTTCGGTAG
- a CDS encoding high light inducible protein yields MSTQNPIWGFTDFAETFGGRLAMMGFFLALVTEVLTGQGIVGQIAALLNF; encoded by the coding sequence ATGAGTACACAAAATCCAATCTGGGGTTTCACCGACTTTGCAGAAACCTTTGGTGGTCGCTTGGCCATGATGGGATTCTTTCTCGCCCTAGTGACTGAAGTGCTGACCGGTCAAGGCATTGTCGGTCAGATTGCCGCCTTACTAAACTTCTAA
- a CDS encoding SDR family oxidoreductase, with the protein MTELNNAVVLLTGATGGFGHELTQLLLEAGSRVIRTDIDGALLEQQAEKLNPDRHSGELLPSFVANLGTADGCEDLYQNVQALNHPVDILINNAGIALYGRMDETPTERWEVMMQLNLLAPMRLSNRFVADMITRRQGHIVNISSVAGWIAPTGLTGYAASKFGLRGYSDGVRSEVKDFNIKVTTVYPFFSRTPILNSDSFGSLAQGKSELPHWMTTDPHKIMQATLQGVQQNKPEVFPDLPARVLTRIKRYCPGLLQWTTNQIKRQYQKPS; encoded by the coding sequence ATGACCGAGTTAAATAATGCCGTCGTTCTCTTAACCGGAGCAACCGGGGGATTTGGCCACGAGCTGACTCAACTGTTGTTAGAGGCAGGCAGTCGAGTGATCCGCACGGATATCGATGGGGCCTTGCTGGAACAGCAGGCCGAAAAACTCAATCCAGACCGCCACTCCGGAGAACTACTGCCCAGTTTTGTTGCCAACCTAGGCACGGCAGACGGGTGTGAGGATCTTTATCAGAACGTTCAAGCCCTCAATCATCCTGTTGATATTTTGATTAACAATGCTGGCATTGCCCTCTATGGACGCATGGATGAGACCCCAACCGAACGCTGGGAAGTCATGATGCAGCTCAATCTCTTGGCTCCCATGCGCTTGAGTAACCGGTTTGTAGCAGATATGATTACCCGCCGCCAGGGCCATATCGTGAATATTTCATCCGTCGCTGGCTGGATTGCTCCAACCGGGTTAACCGGCTATGCCGCCAGTAAATTTGGGCTACGGGGGTACAGTGATGGGGTCCGCAGCGAGGTGAAAGACTTCAACATCAAAGTCACCACGGTCTACCCCTTTTTTAGCCGGACGCCGATTCTCAACTCAGATAGTTTTGGCTCCCTCGCTCAGGGGAAATCGGAACTGCCCCACTGGATGACCACAGATCCTCATAAAATCATGCAAGCCACCCTTCAGGGCGTTCAGCAGAACAAACCAGAAGTCTTTCCTGATCTGCCAGCCCGAGTCCTAACCCGAATCAAACGCTATTGTCCGGGCCTGCTCCAATGGACCACAAACCAGATCAAACGACAATACCAAAAACCGTCTTAA
- a CDS encoding RNA polymerase sigma factor, RpoD/SigA family, with translation MKNSFVSKDSITTYLREISRFPLLNHEQEVIFGKQVQRLTALQEMKQELQDHLDREPTQQEWAEKAQVSVAQLQKELKLGHKANRKMVESNLRLVVSIAKKYNKAKVEFLDLIQEGTIGLQRGVEKFDPMKGYRFSTYAYWWIRQAMTRAIAEQERTIRLPIHINEKLSKLRKVRRQLSQKLHRDPTVQELAVEMDLAPKKIEDYLNYARRSISLDIQIGDQQNTELWELLEDPNESPDTYATASSLRSDLAKLLQDLSPQQREVITLRYGLIDQNPLTLAKVGERLNVSREWVRRVEREAFKILRSQKVMLQEYMAC, from the coding sequence ATGAAAAATTCATTTGTTAGTAAAGATTCAATCACTACCTATCTGCGTGAGATTAGCCGCTTTCCTCTGTTGAATCATGAACAAGAAGTCATCTTTGGCAAGCAGGTACAACGTTTAACAGCTTTGCAGGAGATGAAGCAGGAACTGCAAGACCACCTCGACCGAGAGCCGACCCAACAAGAATGGGCAGAAAAGGCCCAAGTGTCTGTGGCGCAACTGCAAAAAGAATTGAAGTTAGGCCACAAAGCCAATCGCAAAATGGTGGAATCTAATTTGCGTTTGGTGGTTTCAATTGCCAAGAAGTACAACAAAGCGAAAGTTGAGTTTTTGGATTTAATTCAAGAAGGCACAATCGGTCTGCAACGGGGTGTCGAGAAATTTGACCCGATGAAAGGCTATCGCTTCTCTACCTATGCCTACTGGTGGATTCGTCAAGCCATGACTCGTGCGATCGCAGAACAAGAACGAACCATCCGCTTACCGATTCACATCAATGAAAAGCTCAGTAAGCTCCGCAAGGTCAGACGCCAACTGTCGCAAAAACTCCATCGCGACCCTACCGTGCAAGAGCTAGCGGTAGAGATGGACCTCGCGCCTAAAAAGATTGAAGACTATCTCAACTACGCACGTCGCTCGATCTCGTTAGATATTCAGATTGGCGATCAGCAGAATACGGAATTGTGGGAGTTACTGGAAGATCCCAATGAATCTCCCGATACCTATGCCACAGCTTCTTCTTTGAGATCTGATTTAGCTAAGCTGCTTCAGGACCTCAGCCCGCAGCAGCGGGAAGTGATTACGCTGCGATACGGCTTGATTGACCAAAATCCCTTGACCTTAGCGAAGGTGGGTGAGCGTCTGAACGTTAGCCGGGAGTGGGTCCGTCGAGTTGAGCGAGAAGCCTTTAAGATTTTGCGATCGCAAAAAGTGATGCTGCAAGAATATATGGCTTGCTAA